From a region of the Zingiber officinale cultivar Zhangliang chromosome 10B, Zo_v1.1, whole genome shotgun sequence genome:
- the LOC122028937 gene encoding heat shock 22 kDa protein, mitochondrial-like, whose product MSSWASLHRTGFERPSAGSPSLRYNSTRLDSTLTGRGERSIDVARRRDAAPVPRLRRDGDLFPTCFVADALDPFSQQRSLSDVFNVVDRMLDIFPFGAGWRGWDAREDLRALYLKGEMPGLGKDDVQRIARW is encoded by the exons ATGAGCTCCTGGGCGAGTTTACATAGGACAGGCTTCGAGAGACCATCGGCGGGCAGCCCATCACTGCGATATAACTCGACTCGACTCGACTCGACTCTCACAG GAAGGGGGGAGCGCAGCATCGACGTCGCCCGCCGCCGCGATGCCGCCCCCGTCCCCCGCCTTCGTCGGGATGGGGACCTCTTCCCCACC TGTTTTGTCGCAGATGCGCTGGATCCGTTCAGCCAGCAGCGGAGCCTATCCGATGTCTTCAATGTGGTGGACCGGATGCTGGATATTTTCCCCTTCGGGGCGGGATGGCGTGGGTGGGACGCGAGGGAGGACCTCAGAGCGCTGTACCTGAAGGGGGAGATGCCGGGACTCGGGAAGGACGACGTGCAGAGAATAGCACGCTGGTGA
- the LOC122029635 gene encoding homeobox-leucine zipper protein HOX13-like, producing MKRLSSSGSFSGHEGKDVSCSEEEEKEKQEERFQSLLVNGMEEVEEEELCSYGHSSLGEKKRRLSVDQVKALEKNFEVENKLDPERKVRLAQEVGLQPRQVAIWFQNRRARWKTKQLERDYAVLKARHDSLKLDYDALRREKEALEGNLKELKSGLARSATESKKKGADDDKKSVFVYRDGASDSDSSAVFNDETSPYSVVVLEQHSFMGLNSQCSSLFEIEAQDEMMNYSEVKSLYGEGQEPCSSLFSEEEAPNLPWYYSERWE from the exons ATGAAGAGGCTAAGCAGCTCAGGCTCTTTTTCAGGACATGAAGGAAAAGATGTTAGCTGTTCTG aagaagaagaaaaggagaagcagGAGGAAAGATTTCAGTCCCTTCTTGTAAATGGTATGGAGGAGGTAGAGGAGGAGGAGCTGTGCTCCTATGGACACTCATCACTCGGAGAGAAGAAGCGCAGGCTTAGTGTAGATCAAGTAAAAGCTCTAGAGAAAAATTTTGAAGTGGAGAATAAATTAGACCCGGAGAGGAAGGTGCGACTGGCACAAGAAGTAGGCCTGCAGCCACGTCAAGTGGCGATTTGGTTCCAGAACCGCCGTGCCAGATGGAAAACTAAGCAGCTCGAAAGAGACTATGCCGTGTTGAAAGCACGGCATGATTCTCTCAAGCTCGACTACGATGCGCTCCGCCGTGAAAAGGAGGCCCTCGAAGGAAAT TTAAAGGAGCTGAAGTCCGGGCTGGCAAGATCTGCAACGGAGTCGAAGAAGAAAGGCGCTGACGACGATAAAAAATCAGTTTTTGTCTATAGAGATGGCGCTTCTGACAGCGATTCAAGTGCGGTGTTCAATGATGAAACCAGTCCTTATTCTGTGGTGGTGCTGGAGCAGCACAGCTTCATGGGGCTCAATTCTCAGTGCTCCTCCTTGTTCGAGATCGAGGCTCAAGATGAGATGATGAACTACTCTGAAGTAAAATCCCTCTACGGAGAAGGTCAAGAGCCTTGTAGTAGCTTGTTCTCCGAAGAAGAAGCACCAAACCTCCCTTGGTATTACTCAGAACGATGGGAATGA